The DNA window aaaatagcCACAcatgtaaaataaaaaaaaaagtagTATACCctttattttaatatattcctttttgNNNNNNNNNNNNNNNNNNNNNNNNNNNNNNNNNNNNNNNNNNNNNNNNNNNNNNNNNNNNNNNNNNNNNNNNNNNNNNNNNNNNNNNNNNNNNNNNNNNNNNNNNNNNNNNNNNNNNNNNNNNNNNNNNNNNNNNNNNNNNNNNNNNNNNNNNNNNNNNNNNNNNNNNNNNNNNNNNNNNNNNNNNNNNNNNNNNNNNNNNNNNNNNNNNNNNNNNNNNNNNNNNNNNNNNNNNNNNNNNNNNNNNNNNNNNNNNNNNNNNNNNNNNNNNNNNNNNNNNNNNNNNNNNNNNNNNNNNNNNNNNNaaaaaaaaaaaaaaaaaaaaaaaagtgttcatttttataaaacatattacatattacatattacatattacatatatatatatatatatatatatatatatatatatatacaccataatattaaaatatggataaatataaaaccaaaaaaaaaaaataaatatattaaatatgtataatatatgaagTTATTATGttgaacatatatatattataaatatgaataatattaagaaattattaaataatatatatttagaaGAAGATAATCCAAAAAGATTTTGCCAGAATGTTCTTGTTCGTATTCTTGTTCTATCAGAATGTAAATcatatttcttattataatgatatgtATTATCATATTGATCGCGAATACTTGTATTAGTTTTATAACTATTTTTAGAATTTTTTTCGTGgtcataatttttataatgttcatttatatatttggatatatcatcataattataatttacattattaattttattttcataattattatattgattGTTATTATGATGTTCctcattatttatattattatcatctgtattcatttttttatcattttcatttccTTCATcgtttttatattctttctttttcatatatttattttgaaagatttgttcttcatcattattattatcaaacATTAAGctgttaatattttttgtgtAAATGATCATGGTACCAACGAATTGATCTCGTTTACATGTACAGctaattttaatattttcagTTAAATTATTAGGTAATATTAAATaggaagaaaaagaatGATTTCTAGATAATTTGACATCTGATGAAGGGTCAGGAATAACTCTAGAATTAGGTATTACATTTTTAGAATTTAATATAAGATCAGCTCCAAAATAAACATCATGAAAACAATTACTAGGATTTAATtctaaattattattataagaattattaatttcttttttaaaacaattTATGCCTACTACATCATTTGAATAAGCATGAATAATACAACTAGATCGTTCATTCAAGCTTAAACTATTAGTTAGATCCCTTTTGGAAGGTATGTTATCACCAAAATCACAACccttaatttttttccttgttttctttatatttattctcattatatgttttaCTTTGTCTTGTTTATCACCGTAACACAAGCAACTAAAATCAATATCCATATTTGAATAAGGAGTACTATATAAACTATATGTTTCATTTAATCTGTTTTCGTTCGTACCAAATAAATTCGGATAAATACTATAAGTATCAACCTCAGGGGAATTTTCGGTTGGATTACTTTGATTAACAAAGGCTCTAGAAGGACAATTCTCTGGGTGAGTTTTTGCCGTAGTACTAAAAgcatcatttat is part of the Plasmodium reichenowi strain SY57 chromosome 4, whole genome shotgun sequence genome and encodes:
- a CDS encoding 6-cysteine protein, which encodes MYVLVLIHVCCHFIMRRKKLFLYFILLSFIFNFNINFNFVWSNVIQDVISIGNVDICVVNVNSEEAQECILNNEFGKLLLFVCNINDAFSTTAKTHPENCPSRAFVNQSNPTENSPEVDTYSIYPNLFGTNENRLNETYSLYSTPYSNMDIDFSCLCYGDKQDKVKHIMRINIKKTRKKIKGCDFGDNIPSKRDLTNSLSLNERSSCIIHAYSNDVVGINCFKKEINNSYNNNLELNPSNCFHDVYFGADLILNSKNVIPNSRVIPDPSSDVKLSRNHSFSSYLILPNNLTENIKISCTCKRDQFVGTMIIYTKNINSLMFDNNNDEEQIFQNKYMKKKEYKNDEGNENDKKMNTDDNNINNEEHHNNNQYNNYENKINNVNYNYDDISKYINEHYKNYDHEKNSKNSYKTNTSIRDQYDNTYHYNKKYDLHSDRTRIRTRTFWQNLFGLSSSKYILFNNFLILFIFIIYICST